One window of Acropora palmata chromosome 1, jaAcrPala1.3, whole genome shotgun sequence genomic DNA carries:
- the LOC141876286 gene encoding high affinity cAMP-specific and IBMX-insensitive 3',5'-cyclic phosphodiesterase 8A-like isoform X3 encodes MGCAPSIHVSQSGVFYCRDEIREGSSPRPRPSSPSEIVGHIRTSSDSGSHISSSSSSRNRGIIKKGQNSHRGSSIEAETQTYETRTMDTSKGERKEVLLGPMKLYQSPMQIMLVFSKEDAQTDSFLHAAERGGYVCQICKTSEEAMEQYINVQPDVVFIDMRGNSVIDGERLCRIIRAKGPRENSIIIAVVKASPRSDEPLMLPLLKAGFDRRFIENANVGACHNELLMLEQGEVQLMFKLRATSCLFSAIENSHDAVEIATLDPDRADHQVEYVNRAYEKMTGYRRSEVVGHPQSLINSEHEKPELYESITSHLKKGKEWEGKIMGIKRSGENISQNVHIIPVLGKGGKVAHHVTVKRDLTQSNTLNMNMEVNMHMETPTTASGVTEQVQINGGLIRRHSTTTTTKLDAPTKLEAPITKVINMLSAAQENSPMSVVQALDRVLEILRTAELYSPFTTTEDERMTNELVGGLISNGRRPSCDVPKPSTSLLYTFGRGHKDPLQVSVRTPLSHLQEAPPEVMTAMVDEADWDFDILKLEKASNHRPLYFLGTKILNRFRACEILNISEDVLKNWLQLIELNYHSKNAYHNSTHAADVLHATAVFLAKERVKAVLEPLDEIASLIAAVVHDVDHPGYTNSFLCNAGNELAILYNDIAVLESHHAALAFKLTARDERSNIFKGLDMDVFRTIRQAIIDMVMATEMTRHFEHLSKFVNSINKRRTSSMDEVHSVHSGRGTPDSTASSAVALNTPENRTLIKRMLIKCADIANPARPRYLCIEWANRIADEYFSQTDEEKRRGLPVVMPVFDRQTCNVPRSQVWFIDYFVSDLYDAWDAFAFVPETIRHLTDNHEHWKKAAEDWDASRRTPMAGTSGNSASGNVSSGASPRNPTSTSGTSSEPPSSSSTSLTSA; translated from the exons ATGGGCTGTGCTCCTAGCATCCACGTCTCGCAATCTGGAGTATTTTATTGTAGAGACGAAATTCGTGAAGGATCAAGTCCCAGACCGCGGCCATCTTCACCGAGTGAGATTGTCGGCCATATTCGCACTAGTTCCGACTCTGGTTCACAcatttcttcctcttcctcatCTCGCAATCGTGGAATTATcaaaaaagggcaaaattcACACAGAGGTAGTTCAATCGAAGCAGAAACTCAAACGTACGAAACAAGAACTATGGATACTTCGAAG GGCGAGAGAAAAGAAGTTTTATTGGGACCCATGAAGTTGTATCAATCCCCTATGCAG atcATGCTGGTGTTTTCAAAGGAAGATGCTCAAACTGACAGTTTCCTTCATGCTGCTGAAAGAGGAGGATATGTTTGTCAGATATGCAAAACGTCAGAGGAAGCTATGGAACAGTACATTAATGTACAACCTGAt GTTGTCTTTATTGACATGAGAGGGAATTCAGTTATTGATGGAGAGAGACTTTGCAG GATAATCCGAGCAAAGGGCCCGAGAGAAAACTCTATAATAATTGCTGTTGTTAAAGCAAG tCCTCGGAGCGATGAGCCCCTGATGCTTCCTCTCTTGAAGGCAGGATTTGACAgg CGCTTTATTGAAAATGCCAATGTAGGTGCTTGTCACAATGAACTGCTAATGCTGGAGCAGGGTGAGGTTCAGTTGATGTTCAAGCTTAGAGCCACCAGCTGTCTCTTCAGTGCCATTGAAAACTCTCATGATGCTGTGGAAATAGCCACGTTAGACCCTGATAGGGCAGACCATCAGGTcgag TATGTCAACCGTGCATATGAGAAGATGACTGGATACAGGAGGTCAGAGGTTGTTGGCCACCCCCAGTCCTTGATTAATAGTGAGCATGAAAAGCCT GAGTTGTATGAATCAATAACTTCTCACTTGAAAAAGGGAAAG GAATGGGAGGGCAAAATTATGGGCATAAAGCGAAGTGGGGAAAACATCTCACAGAATGTCCATATAATACCTGTTCTTGGAAAAGGAGG GAAAGTGGCACACCATGTAACAGTGAAACGAGATCTCACGCAATCCAACACTCTCAACATGAATATGGAGGTGAACATGCACATGGAGACA CCGACCACTGCAAGTGGAGTCACAGAGCAAGTGCAGATCAATG GAGGCCTGATAAGAAGACATTCTACAACTACAACTACCAAACTGGATGCACCAACCAAACTGGAAGCACCGATAACAAAA GTCATAAACATGCTTTCAGCTGCTCAGGAGAACAGCCCAATGTCTGTCGTGCAAGCCTTAGATAGAGTATTG GAGATACTGCGAACCGCTGAACTTTATTCCCCATTCACCACAACAGAGGATGAGCGTATGACCAATGAACTTGTTGGGGGTCTTATTAGCAAC GGACGAAGACCCTCTTGTGATGTTCCTAAACCAAGTACGAGTTTATTGTACACATTTGGCAGAG GTCATAAGGATCCCTTACAAGTCAGTGTCAGGACCCCGCTTTCACATCTTCAAGAGGCACCCCCAGAGGTTATGACCGCTATGGTTGACGAGGCAGACTGGGACTTTGATATTCTCAAGTTGGAAAAAGCCTCCAATCACAG GCCGTTGTACTTTTTGGGAACGAAAATACTCAACCGGTTCAGGGCTTGTGAAATACTTAACATTTCAGAAgatgttttaaaaaactggCTCCAA TTAATAGAATTAAATTATCACTCGAAGAATGCGTATCATAATTCGACGCATGCAGCGGACGTCCTACACGCAACTGCCGTCTTTCTGGCGAAAGAAAGAGTCAAG GCCGTTCTCGAACCTCTTGATGAAATAGCCTCGTTAATAGCAGCTGTCGTTCATGATGTAGACCACCCAGGCTACACCAATTCCTTTCTTTGTAATGCTGGCAACGAGCTTGCAATTCTGTACAACGATATCGCAGTACTGGAGAGCCACCATGCAGCGTTGGCGTTCAAACTTACCGCCCGTGATGAGAGGTCCAACATATTCAAAGGACTCGACAT GGATGTCTTTCGTACAATTCGTCAAGCGATCATCGATATGGTGATGGCAACAGAGATGACAAGACACTTCGAACATCTTTCTAAGTTTGTCAACTCTATCAACAAACGCCGCACATCCAGCATGGATGAAGTGCACTCTGTG CACAGCGGGCGAGGAACTCCCGATTCCACTGCGTCCTCAGCTGTGGCCCTCAATACACCAGAAAACAGAACACTGATCAAAAGGATGCTGATCAAGTGCGCTGATATCGCCAACCCAGCAAGGCCTCGTTATCTCTGTATAGAGTGGGCCAATAGGATAGCTGATGAATACTTCTCACAG ACTGACGAGGAAAAGAGGCGTGGCCTTCCAGTGGTGATGCCAGTTTTTGACAGACAAACCTGTAACGTTCCAAGGTCACAG GTGTGGTTCATAGACTACTTTGTCAGCGATCTTTACGACGCCTGGGACG CTTTCGCTTTTGTTCCGGAAACGATCAGACACCTCACTGATAACCATGAACATTGGAAGAAAGCAGCAGAGGACTGG GATGCATCAAGACGAACACCCATGGCTGGCACTTCAGGCAATTCCGCTTCTGGTAATGTTAGTTCCGGTGCCTCACCGCGAAACCCTACATCCACCTCCGGGACCTCATCTGAGCCACCGTCGTCTTCCAGCACGTCACTCACTTCAGCTTAG
- the LOC141876286 gene encoding high affinity cAMP-specific and IBMX-insensitive 3',5'-cyclic phosphodiesterase 8A-like isoform X4 — protein MGCAPSIHVSQSGVFYCRDEIREGSSPRPRPSSPSEIVGHIRTSSDSGSHISSSSSSRNRGIIKKGQNSHRGSSIEAETQTYETRTMDTSKGERKEVLLGPMKLYQSPMQIMLVFSKEDAQTDSFLHAAERGGYVCQICKTSEEAMEQYINVQPDVVFIDMRGNSVIDGERLCRIIRAKGPRENSIIIAVVKASPRSDEPLMLPLLKAGFDRRFIENANVGACHNELLMLEQGEVQLMFKLRATSCLFSAIENSHDAVEIATLDPDRADHQVEYVNRAYEKMTGYRRSEVVGHPQSLINSEHEKPELYESITSHLKKGKEWEGKIMGIKRSGENISQNVHIIPVLGKGGKVAHHVTVKRDLTQSNTLNMNMEVNMHMETPTTASGVTEQVQINGGLIRRHSTTTTTKLDAPTKLEAPITKVINMLSAAQENSPMSVVQALDRVLEILRTAELYSPFTTTEDERMTNELVGGLISNGRRPSCDVPKPSHKDPLQVSVRTPLSHLQEAPPEVMTAMVDEADWDFDILKLEKASNHRPLYFLGTKILNRFRACEILNISEDVLKNWLQLIELNYHSKNAYHNSTHAADVLHATAVFLAKERVKAVLEPLDEIASLIAAVVHDVDHPGYTNSFLCNAGNELAILYNDIAVLESHHAALAFKLTARDERSNIFKGLDMDVFRTIRQAIIDMVMATEMTRHFEHLSKFVNSINKRRTSSMDEVHSVHSGRGTPDSTASSAVALNTPENRTLIKRMLIKCADIANPARPRYLCIEWANRIADEYFSQTDEEKRRGLPVVMPVFDRQTCNVPRSQVWFIDYFVSDLYDAWDAFAFVPETIRHLTDNHEHWKKAAEDWDASRRTPMAGTSGNSASGNVSSGASPRNPTSTSGTSSEPPSSSSTSLTSA, from the exons ATGGGCTGTGCTCCTAGCATCCACGTCTCGCAATCTGGAGTATTTTATTGTAGAGACGAAATTCGTGAAGGATCAAGTCCCAGACCGCGGCCATCTTCACCGAGTGAGATTGTCGGCCATATTCGCACTAGTTCCGACTCTGGTTCACAcatttcttcctcttcctcatCTCGCAATCGTGGAATTATcaaaaaagggcaaaattcACACAGAGGTAGTTCAATCGAAGCAGAAACTCAAACGTACGAAACAAGAACTATGGATACTTCGAAG GGCGAGAGAAAAGAAGTTTTATTGGGACCCATGAAGTTGTATCAATCCCCTATGCAG atcATGCTGGTGTTTTCAAAGGAAGATGCTCAAACTGACAGTTTCCTTCATGCTGCTGAAAGAGGAGGATATGTTTGTCAGATATGCAAAACGTCAGAGGAAGCTATGGAACAGTACATTAATGTACAACCTGAt GTTGTCTTTATTGACATGAGAGGGAATTCAGTTATTGATGGAGAGAGACTTTGCAG GATAATCCGAGCAAAGGGCCCGAGAGAAAACTCTATAATAATTGCTGTTGTTAAAGCAAG tCCTCGGAGCGATGAGCCCCTGATGCTTCCTCTCTTGAAGGCAGGATTTGACAgg CGCTTTATTGAAAATGCCAATGTAGGTGCTTGTCACAATGAACTGCTAATGCTGGAGCAGGGTGAGGTTCAGTTGATGTTCAAGCTTAGAGCCACCAGCTGTCTCTTCAGTGCCATTGAAAACTCTCATGATGCTGTGGAAATAGCCACGTTAGACCCTGATAGGGCAGACCATCAGGTcgag TATGTCAACCGTGCATATGAGAAGATGACTGGATACAGGAGGTCAGAGGTTGTTGGCCACCCCCAGTCCTTGATTAATAGTGAGCATGAAAAGCCT GAGTTGTATGAATCAATAACTTCTCACTTGAAAAAGGGAAAG GAATGGGAGGGCAAAATTATGGGCATAAAGCGAAGTGGGGAAAACATCTCACAGAATGTCCATATAATACCTGTTCTTGGAAAAGGAGG GAAAGTGGCACACCATGTAACAGTGAAACGAGATCTCACGCAATCCAACACTCTCAACATGAATATGGAGGTGAACATGCACATGGAGACA CCGACCACTGCAAGTGGAGTCACAGAGCAAGTGCAGATCAATG GAGGCCTGATAAGAAGACATTCTACAACTACAACTACCAAACTGGATGCACCAACCAAACTGGAAGCACCGATAACAAAA GTCATAAACATGCTTTCAGCTGCTCAGGAGAACAGCCCAATGTCTGTCGTGCAAGCCTTAGATAGAGTATTG GAGATACTGCGAACCGCTGAACTTTATTCCCCATTCACCACAACAGAGGATGAGCGTATGACCAATGAACTTGTTGGGGGTCTTATTAGCAAC GGACGAAGACCCTCTTGTGATGTTCCTAAACCAA GTCATAAGGATCCCTTACAAGTCAGTGTCAGGACCCCGCTTTCACATCTTCAAGAGGCACCCCCAGAGGTTATGACCGCTATGGTTGACGAGGCAGACTGGGACTTTGATATTCTCAAGTTGGAAAAAGCCTCCAATCACAG GCCGTTGTACTTTTTGGGAACGAAAATACTCAACCGGTTCAGGGCTTGTGAAATACTTAACATTTCAGAAgatgttttaaaaaactggCTCCAA TTAATAGAATTAAATTATCACTCGAAGAATGCGTATCATAATTCGACGCATGCAGCGGACGTCCTACACGCAACTGCCGTCTTTCTGGCGAAAGAAAGAGTCAAG GCCGTTCTCGAACCTCTTGATGAAATAGCCTCGTTAATAGCAGCTGTCGTTCATGATGTAGACCACCCAGGCTACACCAATTCCTTTCTTTGTAATGCTGGCAACGAGCTTGCAATTCTGTACAACGATATCGCAGTACTGGAGAGCCACCATGCAGCGTTGGCGTTCAAACTTACCGCCCGTGATGAGAGGTCCAACATATTCAAAGGACTCGACAT GGATGTCTTTCGTACAATTCGTCAAGCGATCATCGATATGGTGATGGCAACAGAGATGACAAGACACTTCGAACATCTTTCTAAGTTTGTCAACTCTATCAACAAACGCCGCACATCCAGCATGGATGAAGTGCACTCTGTG CACAGCGGGCGAGGAACTCCCGATTCCACTGCGTCCTCAGCTGTGGCCCTCAATACACCAGAAAACAGAACACTGATCAAAAGGATGCTGATCAAGTGCGCTGATATCGCCAACCCAGCAAGGCCTCGTTATCTCTGTATAGAGTGGGCCAATAGGATAGCTGATGAATACTTCTCACAG ACTGACGAGGAAAAGAGGCGTGGCCTTCCAGTGGTGATGCCAGTTTTTGACAGACAAACCTGTAACGTTCCAAGGTCACAG GTGTGGTTCATAGACTACTTTGTCAGCGATCTTTACGACGCCTGGGACG CTTTCGCTTTTGTTCCGGAAACGATCAGACACCTCACTGATAACCATGAACATTGGAAGAAAGCAGCAGAGGACTGG GATGCATCAAGACGAACACCCATGGCTGGCACTTCAGGCAATTCCGCTTCTGGTAATGTTAGTTCCGGTGCCTCACCGCGAAACCCTACATCCACCTCCGGGACCTCATCTGAGCCACCGTCGTCTTCCAGCACGTCACTCACTTCAGCTTAG
- the LOC141876286 gene encoding high affinity cAMP-specific and IBMX-insensitive 3',5'-cyclic phosphodiesterase 8A-like isoform X2 encodes MGCAPSIHVSQSGVFYCRDEIREGSSPRPRPSSPSEIVGHIRTSSDSGSHISSSSSSRNRGIIKKGQNSHRGSSIEAETQTYETRTMDTSKGERKEVLLGPMKLYQSPMQIMLVFSKEDAQTDSFLHAAERGGYVCQICKTSEEAMEQYINVQPDVVFIDMRGNSVIDGERLCRIIRAKGPRENSIIIAVVKASHTKSHCLRKIFTCGIWKDHSPRSDEPLMLPLLKAGFDRRFIENANVGACHNELLMLEQGEVQLMFKLRATSCLFSAIENSHDAVEIATLDPDRADHQVEYVNRAYEKMTGYRRSEVVGHPQSLINSEHEKPELYESITSHLKKGKEWEGKIMGIKRSGENISQNVHIIPVLGKGGKVAHHVTVKRDLTQSNTLNMNMEVNMHMETPTTASGVTEQVQINGGLIRRHSTTTTTKLDAPTKLEAPITKVINMLSAAQENSPMSVVQALDRVLEILRTAELYSPFTTTEDERMTNELVGGLISNGRRPSCDVPKPSHKDPLQVSVRTPLSHLQEAPPEVMTAMVDEADWDFDILKLEKASNHRPLYFLGTKILNRFRACEILNISEDVLKNWLQLIELNYHSKNAYHNSTHAADVLHATAVFLAKERVKAVLEPLDEIASLIAAVVHDVDHPGYTNSFLCNAGNELAILYNDIAVLESHHAALAFKLTARDERSNIFKGLDMDVFRTIRQAIIDMVMATEMTRHFEHLSKFVNSINKRRTSSMDEVHSVHSGRGTPDSTASSAVALNTPENRTLIKRMLIKCADIANPARPRYLCIEWANRIADEYFSQTDEEKRRGLPVVMPVFDRQTCNVPRSQVWFIDYFVSDLYDAWDAFAFVPETIRHLTDNHEHWKKAAEDWDASRRTPMAGTSGNSASGNVSSGASPRNPTSTSGTSSEPPSSSSTSLTSA; translated from the exons ATGGGCTGTGCTCCTAGCATCCACGTCTCGCAATCTGGAGTATTTTATTGTAGAGACGAAATTCGTGAAGGATCAAGTCCCAGACCGCGGCCATCTTCACCGAGTGAGATTGTCGGCCATATTCGCACTAGTTCCGACTCTGGTTCACAcatttcttcctcttcctcatCTCGCAATCGTGGAATTATcaaaaaagggcaaaattcACACAGAGGTAGTTCAATCGAAGCAGAAACTCAAACGTACGAAACAAGAACTATGGATACTTCGAAG GGCGAGAGAAAAGAAGTTTTATTGGGACCCATGAAGTTGTATCAATCCCCTATGCAG atcATGCTGGTGTTTTCAAAGGAAGATGCTCAAACTGACAGTTTCCTTCATGCTGCTGAAAGAGGAGGATATGTTTGTCAGATATGCAAAACGTCAGAGGAAGCTATGGAACAGTACATTAATGTACAACCTGAt GTTGTCTTTATTGACATGAGAGGGAATTCAGTTATTGATGGAGAGAGACTTTGCAG GATAATCCGAGCAAAGGGCCCGAGAGAAAACTCTATAATAATTGCTGTTGTTAAAGCAAG TCATACCAAATCCCACTGTCTCCGCaaaattttcacatgtggCATCTGGAAGGATCACAG tCCTCGGAGCGATGAGCCCCTGATGCTTCCTCTCTTGAAGGCAGGATTTGACAgg CGCTTTATTGAAAATGCCAATGTAGGTGCTTGTCACAATGAACTGCTAATGCTGGAGCAGGGTGAGGTTCAGTTGATGTTCAAGCTTAGAGCCACCAGCTGTCTCTTCAGTGCCATTGAAAACTCTCATGATGCTGTGGAAATAGCCACGTTAGACCCTGATAGGGCAGACCATCAGGTcgag TATGTCAACCGTGCATATGAGAAGATGACTGGATACAGGAGGTCAGAGGTTGTTGGCCACCCCCAGTCCTTGATTAATAGTGAGCATGAAAAGCCT GAGTTGTATGAATCAATAACTTCTCACTTGAAAAAGGGAAAG GAATGGGAGGGCAAAATTATGGGCATAAAGCGAAGTGGGGAAAACATCTCACAGAATGTCCATATAATACCTGTTCTTGGAAAAGGAGG GAAAGTGGCACACCATGTAACAGTGAAACGAGATCTCACGCAATCCAACACTCTCAACATGAATATGGAGGTGAACATGCACATGGAGACA CCGACCACTGCAAGTGGAGTCACAGAGCAAGTGCAGATCAATG GAGGCCTGATAAGAAGACATTCTACAACTACAACTACCAAACTGGATGCACCAACCAAACTGGAAGCACCGATAACAAAA GTCATAAACATGCTTTCAGCTGCTCAGGAGAACAGCCCAATGTCTGTCGTGCAAGCCTTAGATAGAGTATTG GAGATACTGCGAACCGCTGAACTTTATTCCCCATTCACCACAACAGAGGATGAGCGTATGACCAATGAACTTGTTGGGGGTCTTATTAGCAAC GGACGAAGACCCTCTTGTGATGTTCCTAAACCAA GTCATAAGGATCCCTTACAAGTCAGTGTCAGGACCCCGCTTTCACATCTTCAAGAGGCACCCCCAGAGGTTATGACCGCTATGGTTGACGAGGCAGACTGGGACTTTGATATTCTCAAGTTGGAAAAAGCCTCCAATCACAG GCCGTTGTACTTTTTGGGAACGAAAATACTCAACCGGTTCAGGGCTTGTGAAATACTTAACATTTCAGAAgatgttttaaaaaactggCTCCAA TTAATAGAATTAAATTATCACTCGAAGAATGCGTATCATAATTCGACGCATGCAGCGGACGTCCTACACGCAACTGCCGTCTTTCTGGCGAAAGAAAGAGTCAAG GCCGTTCTCGAACCTCTTGATGAAATAGCCTCGTTAATAGCAGCTGTCGTTCATGATGTAGACCACCCAGGCTACACCAATTCCTTTCTTTGTAATGCTGGCAACGAGCTTGCAATTCTGTACAACGATATCGCAGTACTGGAGAGCCACCATGCAGCGTTGGCGTTCAAACTTACCGCCCGTGATGAGAGGTCCAACATATTCAAAGGACTCGACAT GGATGTCTTTCGTACAATTCGTCAAGCGATCATCGATATGGTGATGGCAACAGAGATGACAAGACACTTCGAACATCTTTCTAAGTTTGTCAACTCTATCAACAAACGCCGCACATCCAGCATGGATGAAGTGCACTCTGTG CACAGCGGGCGAGGAACTCCCGATTCCACTGCGTCCTCAGCTGTGGCCCTCAATACACCAGAAAACAGAACACTGATCAAAAGGATGCTGATCAAGTGCGCTGATATCGCCAACCCAGCAAGGCCTCGTTATCTCTGTATAGAGTGGGCCAATAGGATAGCTGATGAATACTTCTCACAG ACTGACGAGGAAAAGAGGCGTGGCCTTCCAGTGGTGATGCCAGTTTTTGACAGACAAACCTGTAACGTTCCAAGGTCACAG GTGTGGTTCATAGACTACTTTGTCAGCGATCTTTACGACGCCTGGGACG CTTTCGCTTTTGTTCCGGAAACGATCAGACACCTCACTGATAACCATGAACATTGGAAGAAAGCAGCAGAGGACTGG GATGCATCAAGACGAACACCCATGGCTGGCACTTCAGGCAATTCCGCTTCTGGTAATGTTAGTTCCGGTGCCTCACCGCGAAACCCTACATCCACCTCCGGGACCTCATCTGAGCCACCGTCGTCTTCCAGCACGTCACTCACTTCAGCTTAG